A DNA window from Myxocyprinus asiaticus isolate MX2 ecotype Aquarium Trade chromosome 15, UBuf_Myxa_2, whole genome shotgun sequence contains the following coding sequences:
- the LOC127452643 gene encoding uncharacterized protein LOC127452643 isoform X2, with the protein MNCALVTLLFCLNIKGTFSKSIVSSTLDQQVVFSCNTSSCENAEWRKTFITEATIGKCHKQRCTIEEGFQEKFTFTDNKEGLLLISAKYSDLGTYECICDGTKHFVKLDILPALNITAAELEIITLWCYANDAKDVTWLRDDERVLHFTINGFTVHGKGFESRVSLKDGCFKNGDLSLTMTGIRKTDAGLYRCFVNDETTKGYPHTYMLYVNEKQSSPEGNHTECNSNAEEALIISLRVIKCLVFIILVLLAVLTAMLYFIIKKQNKGEIQPASTTTTQTAQESVNESDNLLACDTTTSPPTDDSQSTPTVIIPTQESGTEYNKPSNTKPF; encoded by the exons ATGAATTGTGCTCTTGTAACACTTTTATTTTGCTTAAACATAAAAG GCACATTCTCCAAGAGTATTGTTTCTTCGACATTAGACCAGCAAGTGGTTTTCTCCTGTAATACCAGCAGCTGTGAGAATGCTGAATGGAGAAAAACCTTCATCACAGAGGCAACTATTGGCAAGTGCCATAAACAGAGATGCACTATTGAAGAAGGTTTTCAAGAAAAATTTACATTCACAGACAACAAAGAAGGCTTGCTTCTCATCTCAGCAAAATACAGTGACCTGGGGACCTATGAGTGCATCTGTGATGGGACTAAACATTTTGTTAAATTGGACATTTTGC CTGCTCTAAACATTACAGCAGCCGAGTTGGAAATCATCACCCTTTGGTGTTATGCGAATGATGCAAAGGATGTGACATGGCTGCGTGATGATGAAAGAGTTCTGCATTTCACAATCAATGGATTTACAGTCCATGGCAAAGGCTTTGAAAGTAGAGTATCACTGAAAGATGGCTGCTTCAAAAATGGCGACCTCTCTTTGACTATGACTGGCATTCGCAAGACAGATGCCGGACTTTACCGCTGCTTTGTCAATGATGAAACTACTAAAGGATATCCACACACCTATATGTTATATGTGAATG AGAAACAGTCTAGTCCAGAAGGAAACCATACAGAGTGCAACTCCAATGCGGAAGAAGCTCTGATCATTTCTCTTCGGGTCATCAAatgtcttgttttcataatcttaGTTCTTTTAGCTGTTTTAACcgctatgttatattttattatcaaaaaacaaaacaaaggtgaAATTCAACCAGCATCAACTACAACCACTCAGACTGCACAGGAGAGTGTGAATGAAAGTGACAATCTGCTGGCATGTGATACCACCACATCACCACCCACAGATGACAGTCAGTCAACACCAACAGTCATTATACCCACTCAAGAGAGTGGCACTGAATACAATAAGCCTTCCAATACCAAACCTTTTTAA
- the LOC127452643 gene encoding uncharacterized protein LOC127452643 isoform X3, whose amino-acid sequence MNQQSRSFLGTFDGTFSKSIVSSTLDQQVVFSCNTSSCENAEWRKTFITEATIGKCHKQRCTIEEGFQEKFTFTDNKEGLLLISAKYSDLGTYECICDGTKHFVKLDILPALNITAAELEIITLWCYANDAKDVTWLRDDERVLHFTINGFTVHGKGFESRVSLKDGCFKNGDLSLTMTGIRKTDAGLYRCFVNDETTKGYPHTYMLYVNEKQSSPEGNHTECNSNAEEALIISLRVIKCLVFIILVLLAVLTAMLYFIIKKQNKGEIQPASTTTTQTAQESVNESDNLLACDTTTSPPTDDSQSTPTVIIPTQESGTEYNKPSNTKPF is encoded by the exons ATGAATCAACAAAGCCGTTCATTTCTGGGAACTTTTGACG GCACATTCTCCAAGAGTATTGTTTCTTCGACATTAGACCAGCAAGTGGTTTTCTCCTGTAATACCAGCAGCTGTGAGAATGCTGAATGGAGAAAAACCTTCATCACAGAGGCAACTATTGGCAAGTGCCATAAACAGAGATGCACTATTGAAGAAGGTTTTCAAGAAAAATTTACATTCACAGACAACAAAGAAGGCTTGCTTCTCATCTCAGCAAAATACAGTGACCTGGGGACCTATGAGTGCATCTGTGATGGGACTAAACATTTTGTTAAATTGGACATTTTGC CTGCTCTAAACATTACAGCAGCCGAGTTGGAAATCATCACCCTTTGGTGTTATGCGAATGATGCAAAGGATGTGACATGGCTGCGTGATGATGAAAGAGTTCTGCATTTCACAATCAATGGATTTACAGTCCATGGCAAAGGCTTTGAAAGTAGAGTATCACTGAAAGATGGCTGCTTCAAAAATGGCGACCTCTCTTTGACTATGACTGGCATTCGCAAGACAGATGCCGGACTTTACCGCTGCTTTGTCAATGATGAAACTACTAAAGGATATCCACACACCTATATGTTATATGTGAATG AGAAACAGTCTAGTCCAGAAGGAAACCATACAGAGTGCAACTCCAATGCGGAAGAAGCTCTGATCATTTCTCTTCGGGTCATCAAatgtcttgttttcataatcttaGTTCTTTTAGCTGTTTTAACcgctatgttatattttattatcaaaaaacaaaacaaaggtgaAATTCAACCAGCATCAACTACAACCACTCAGACTGCACAGGAGAGTGTGAATGAAAGTGACAATCTGCTGGCATGTGATACCACCACATCACCACCCACAGATGACAGTCAGTCAACACCAACAGTCATTATACCCACTCAAGAGAGTGGCACTGAATACAATAAGCCTTCCAATACCAAACCTTTTTAA
- the LOC127452643 gene encoding uncharacterized protein LOC127452643 isoform X1, translating to MNQQSRSFLGTFDGQYSACIAMNCALVTLLFCLNIKGTFSKSIVSSTLDQQVVFSCNTSSCENAEWRKTFITEATIGKCHKQRCTIEEGFQEKFTFTDNKEGLLLISAKYSDLGTYECICDGTKHFVKLDILPALNITAAELEIITLWCYANDAKDVTWLRDDERVLHFTINGFTVHGKGFESRVSLKDGCFKNGDLSLTMTGIRKTDAGLYRCFVNDETTKGYPHTYMLYVNEKQSSPEGNHTECNSNAEEALIISLRVIKCLVFIILVLLAVLTAMLYFIIKKQNKGEIQPASTTTTQTAQESVNESDNLLACDTTTSPPTDDSQSTPTVIIPTQESGTEYNKPSNTKPF from the exons ATGAATCAACAAAGCCGTTCATTTCTGGGAACTTTTGACGGTCAGTATTCTGCG TGCATCGCCATGAATTGTGCTCTTGTAACACTTTTATTTTGCTTAAACATAAAAG GCACATTCTCCAAGAGTATTGTTTCTTCGACATTAGACCAGCAAGTGGTTTTCTCCTGTAATACCAGCAGCTGTGAGAATGCTGAATGGAGAAAAACCTTCATCACAGAGGCAACTATTGGCAAGTGCCATAAACAGAGATGCACTATTGAAGAAGGTTTTCAAGAAAAATTTACATTCACAGACAACAAAGAAGGCTTGCTTCTCATCTCAGCAAAATACAGTGACCTGGGGACCTATGAGTGCATCTGTGATGGGACTAAACATTTTGTTAAATTGGACATTTTGC CTGCTCTAAACATTACAGCAGCCGAGTTGGAAATCATCACCCTTTGGTGTTATGCGAATGATGCAAAGGATGTGACATGGCTGCGTGATGATGAAAGAGTTCTGCATTTCACAATCAATGGATTTACAGTCCATGGCAAAGGCTTTGAAAGTAGAGTATCACTGAAAGATGGCTGCTTCAAAAATGGCGACCTCTCTTTGACTATGACTGGCATTCGCAAGACAGATGCCGGACTTTACCGCTGCTTTGTCAATGATGAAACTACTAAAGGATATCCACACACCTATATGTTATATGTGAATG AGAAACAGTCTAGTCCAGAAGGAAACCATACAGAGTGCAACTCCAATGCGGAAGAAGCTCTGATCATTTCTCTTCGGGTCATCAAatgtcttgttttcataatcttaGTTCTTTTAGCTGTTTTAACcgctatgttatattttattatcaaaaaacaaaacaaaggtgaAATTCAACCAGCATCAACTACAACCACTCAGACTGCACAGGAGAGTGTGAATGAAAGTGACAATCTGCTGGCATGTGATACCACCACATCACCACCCACAGATGACAGTCAGTCAACACCAACAGTCATTATACCCACTCAAGAGAGTGGCACTGAATACAATAAGCCTTCCAATACCAAACCTTTTTAA